In Verrucomicrobiia bacterium, a single window of DNA contains:
- a CDS encoding adenylyltransferase/cytidyltransferase family protein, with product MAEENPENPKKTLVYVGRLSPIHLGHERVIETMRQEADDKDILVVIGSCNQERSFRHFFSYLERRELLLTLYPNIRVVGLPDFPTDEEWLTALDDILKLDKATPQQSLFYGGCDEDILFFRQAGRNCKIINRFDGSSVKVSATEVRDALIHERSLDGMVNPVLHDKLLKMFGKNWEEFRRR from the coding sequence ATGGCAGAAGAAAACCCTGAAAACCCGAAGAAAACACTCGTCTACGTAGGACGGCTCTCTCCCATCCACCTTGGACACGAGAGGGTGATTGAAACAATGCGCCAAGAAGCAGATGACAAGGATATCCTCGTCGTCATTGGCTCTTGCAACCAGGAGCGGTCATTCCGCCACTTTTTCAGCTACCTGGAGAGGCGCGAGCTTCTCCTGACGCTTTACCCCAATATCCGGGTAGTTGGCTTGCCCGACTTTCCCACAGACGAAGAGTGGCTCACCGCCCTGGACGACATCCTCAAGCTGGATAAGGCTACTCCGCAGCAATCCCTGTTCTACGGCGGTTGCGACGAAGATATCCTCTTCTTTCGCCAAGCCGGACGGAACTGCAAGATCATCAACCGCTTTGATGGCAGCAGTGTGAAGGTTTCCGCGACCGAAGTCCGGGACGCCCTGATTCACGAGCGCTCCCTAGACGGCATGGTCAACCCAGTCCTTCATGACAAACTCCTTAAGATGTTTGGGAAGAACTGGGAAGAATTCCGCCGCCGCTAA